DNA from Anaerohalosphaeraceae bacterium:
GGTTTTGAATTATGCTTCGGAGCATTTTCTCAAAGACCTGCCGATTGTATATGTGCTGACAGTAGTGGACGGCGGGGGCGGCAGGCCGAAAGTGCGAGGGCTGTTTATCGGGGATGATACGGAGTGCTTCCTGCAGGCGGCCCGTCTGGCCCTGCAGGTGAATTTTACGATGCTCGAGCGGCCGCTGAAGAAAGCGGTTGTCTATCTGGACCCGGAGGAATACAAAAGCACCTGGCTGGGCAACAAGAGCATTTACCGCACGCGGATGGCGATGGCGGACGGCGGGGAGCTGATTGTTCTGGCGCCGGGGCTTGTGGAATTCGGGGAGGATGCACAGATTGACCGGCTGATTCGAAAGTATGGGTATGTGGGGACGGAGCGGGTGCTGGCCCTGACGGCGGAAAATGAGGATTTGCAGGCCAATCTGAGCGCAGCGGCCCATCTGATACACGGCTCGTCGGAGGGGCGGTTTCTGGTGCGGTACTGCCCGGGCAAGCTGAGCCGCCGGGAAATCGAATCCGTAGGGTTTGCGTGGGGGGATTTGAACGAGATGACGGCAAAGTACAAGCCCGCTGAGCGGAAGGACGGATTTCACAGCATTGACGGCGAAGAGGTGTTTTTCATTTCCAATCCGGGGCTGGGGCTTTGGGCGTATCGGGAACGATTTCAGTAAAAGAGAAACCTTAAAAAAAGGGAGATGAACATATGGCACAGGCGGATATCGGCTTAATCGGACTGGCGGTGATGGGGGAAAATCTGATTCTGAATATGGAAAGCAAGGGCTTTACAGTGGCCTGCTACAACCGGACAGTGGAAAAAGTGGATGCCTTTCTGGCCGGCCGGGCAAAAGGCAAGAATATCATCGGCTGCCATTCGGTTCAGGAGCTGGTGAAGGTCTTAAAGAAACCCCG
Protein-coding regions in this window:
- a CDS encoding lactate racemase domain-containing protein yields the protein MLYYARGNPQEELMPEQMREGLLAVLKQLGPRRKVLAVPPDITRLHSQAGLLTRMAWDYYGAALTDVLPAIGTHRPMTPEEIRRMYPGMPPSMFRVHDWRNGIVTMGTVPGDFVRQVSEGKVDYDWPAQVDRLLAEGGYDLILSIGQVVPHEVTGMANYNKNILVGTGGSEGINKSHFLGAVYGMERMMGRADTPVRRVLNYASEHFLKDLPIVYVLTVVDGGGGRPKVRGLFIGDDTECFLQAARLALQVNFTMLERPLKKAVVYLDPEEYKSTWLGNKSIYRTRMAMADGGELIVLAPGLVEFGEDAQIDRLIRKYGYVGTERVLALTAENEDLQANLSAAAHLIHGSSEGRFLVRYCPGKLSRREIESVGFAWGDLNEMTAKYKPAERKDGFHSIDGEEVFFISNPGLGLWAYRERFQ